The proteins below are encoded in one region of Pseudoalteromonas ulvae UL12:
- a CDS encoding rhodanese-like domain-containing protein — MKFIVSTLLFCSVLLTSSLCYADITPLITQEQFLKSQQSSNKQSSNISIIDVRSVEEFNDGHIPGAINIPHNQIQDHLELLLTLQRQPVVVYCRSGRRAAIAEKAMAELGLKDVHHLEGDWLSWQEKSLPVSTKHERITTK, encoded by the coding sequence ATGAAATTTATTGTTAGCACTTTACTCTTCTGCTCTGTATTGCTTACTTCCTCACTTTGCTATGCTGATATCACTCCTCTGATTACACAAGAGCAATTTCTTAAATCACAACAAAGCTCTAATAAACAAAGCTCTAATATAAGTATTATTGATGTACGCTCAGTTGAAGAGTTCAATGATGGACACATTCCTGGAGCAATCAATATTCCACATAACCAAATTCAAGATCACCTTGAGTTATTATTAACATTACAAAGGCAACCAGTCGTTGTTTATTGCCGTTCAGGTAGAAGAGCCGCCATTGCCGAAAAAGCAATGGCAGAGCTAGGCTTAAAAGACGTACATCATCTAGAAGGGGATTGGTTAAGCTGGCAAGAAAAGAGCTTACCCGTGAGCACTAAGCACGAAAGAATCACTACTAAATGA
- a CDS encoding aldehyde dehydrogenase (NADP(+)) — protein sequence MLSGLSFINGEWQGQAEAGFYAVNAIDHALMQPQFINCTNDQLDQACQLAKEAFVIYRQTTALQRADFLNEIANQMTLIEPLLLDRTTLETGLPNARIQGELARTVNQLKLFAGNLTKKSTLVAHDSALPERAPLPRADLKMAQLPLGPVAVFGASNFPLAFSTAGGDTASALAAGCPVVFKAHVAHPGTSEIVAKAIEKAIRICEMPKGVFSLLQCKAYDISHGLVKHPAIKAVGFTGSYRVGMALLDSIKTRKEPIPFYGELGAINPQVILPELITQDPQKLAQEFVTSMTMGAGQFCTNPGFWLVNEAEAAAFKQELLPLIEQSTAQTMLTPGILTAYAQGCDRLAKHSEVVAKGLCEDKKATTFLFSATAEEFLANTDLHSEVFGPASLMVTYKNLSQVAQIVEQLEGQLTASVHGSAQVIAENQTLIEALSFKVGRLIFNQMPTGVEVCDAMMHGGPFPCSTDVRSTSVGSYAIERFLRPICYQNQM from the coding sequence ATGTTATCAGGATTAAGCTTTATTAATGGAGAATGGCAAGGTCAAGCAGAAGCTGGTTTTTACGCGGTTAATGCAATTGATCATGCACTAATGCAACCACAATTTATCAACTGTACCAATGATCAACTTGATCAAGCCTGCCAATTGGCTAAAGAGGCGTTTGTTATTTACCGTCAAACGACGGCATTACAACGCGCTGATTTCTTAAATGAAATAGCCAATCAAATGACTCTTATTGAGCCGTTATTATTAGATCGAACAACCTTAGAAACTGGGCTACCCAACGCTAGAATTCAAGGGGAGCTGGCTCGAACTGTTAATCAATTGAAGTTATTTGCGGGAAATTTAACCAAGAAGTCGACTCTTGTCGCCCATGACAGTGCTTTACCTGAGCGTGCACCTCTTCCTAGAGCGGATCTAAAAATGGCTCAATTACCATTGGGACCTGTGGCTGTATTTGGTGCTAGTAATTTTCCACTCGCTTTTAGCACTGCTGGCGGTGATACAGCATCAGCATTAGCTGCAGGTTGCCCTGTAGTGTTTAAAGCGCATGTCGCTCACCCCGGTACGAGTGAAATCGTAGCTAAAGCGATCGAAAAAGCGATACGTATTTGTGAGATGCCAAAAGGGGTATTTAGTTTACTTCAGTGTAAGGCTTACGATATTAGTCATGGACTTGTAAAGCATCCGGCAATAAAAGCGGTTGGTTTTACAGGCTCTTATCGTGTTGGTATGGCGTTACTTGACAGTATAAAGACACGTAAAGAGCCCATTCCATTTTATGGTGAGTTGGGAGCAATTAACCCGCAAGTCATTTTACCTGAGCTGATTACACAAGACCCACAGAAACTCGCCCAAGAATTTGTAACTTCAATGACTATGGGAGCGGGGCAGTTTTGTACCAACCCTGGGTTTTGGCTCGTTAATGAAGCAGAGGCCGCTGCATTTAAACAAGAATTACTACCATTAATTGAACAAAGCACAGCACAGACAATGCTGACACCGGGTATTCTTACTGCGTATGCACAAGGATGCGATCGATTAGCCAAACACTCTGAGGTTGTAGCTAAAGGACTTTGTGAAGATAAAAAAGCAACGACATTTTTGTTCTCAGCGACTGCAGAAGAGTTTTTAGCAAATACTGATCTACATAGTGAAGTATTTGGGCCTGCATCCTTGATGGTGACGTACAAAAACTTATCTCAAGTAGCGCAAATAGTTGAGCAATTAGAAGGGCAGTTAACCGCATCAGTTCATGGCAGTGCGCAAGTGATTGCTGAAAATCAAACGTTAATAGAAGCACTCTCGTTCAAAGTGGGGCGGTTGATTTTCAATCAGATGCCAACAGGCGTAGAAGTGTGTGATGCCATGATGCATGGCGGGCCATTTCCTTGCTCTACTGATGTGCGCAGTACCTCTGTTGGAAGTTACGCAATAGAGCGCTTTTTAAGGCCGATTTGCTACCAAAACCAAATGTAA
- a CDS encoding GntR family transcriptional regulator, translating into MALTYKTRTEFVVDAIREKILKGEVKAGQPLRQAALAEELDVSRIPVREALLQLEAEGLVKFQAHKGAIVTKLDASHVDELFELRAMLEADVLAASIPNLTDADFEEAETILKELDEALTHDDSANLWSDLNTNFHTCLYKGSERPQTLDIISMLNQNASRYIRLHFLLAGGIEKAGPEHRQLINFCKEKDIQSAVSVLKEHILGAKEEIKALLRKQD; encoded by the coding sequence ATGGCGCTGACATATAAAACACGTACAGAATTTGTTGTTGACGCAATTAGAGAGAAGATCCTCAAAGGTGAAGTCAAAGCAGGTCAACCGCTTCGACAAGCCGCTTTAGCTGAAGAACTTGATGTAAGCCGAATTCCAGTCAGAGAGGCATTACTTCAATTAGAAGCTGAAGGGTTAGTTAAATTCCAAGCCCATAAAGGTGCAATTGTTACTAAGCTTGATGCTTCTCATGTCGATGAATTATTTGAATTACGAGCAATGCTTGAAGCGGATGTACTTGCGGCATCCATTCCAAATTTAACAGATGCTGATTTCGAAGAAGCGGAAACCATCTTAAAAGAACTCGATGAAGCATTGACCCATGATGACAGTGCTAATCTTTGGTCTGATCTTAATACTAATTTTCATACTTGTTTGTATAAAGGCAGCGAACGTCCGCAAACGCTCGATATTATCAGTATGCTTAATCAAAATGCCAGCCGTTATATTCGACTGCATTTCTTACTTGCCGGAGGAATTGAAAAAGCCGGACCAGAGCATCGACAGTTAATTAACTTTTGTAAAGAAAAAGACATTCAAAGTGCTGTTTCTGTCCTAAAAGAGCATATTTTAGGTGCAAAAGAAGAAATCAAAGCGTTATTACGAAAACAAGATTAA